One Spiribacter halobius DNA segment encodes these proteins:
- a CDS encoding acyl-CoA thioesterase: MATAEGAEPVHQLTLQVRWGDMDALGHVNNATYFTYFEQARVAWLERLAGSGGHLSPDAGSGPVVVTASCEFRLPITYPATLTVAVLAAPPGRSSIDTCYRLVDAGDQRLYALGAARMVWVDRRSGRSTPLPAGLREALPGAG, encoded by the coding sequence GTGGCCACGGCGGAGGGCGCCGAGCCGGTACACCAGCTCACGCTCCAGGTGCGCTGGGGCGACATGGACGCCCTCGGCCACGTCAATAACGCCACCTACTTCACCTATTTCGAGCAGGCCCGCGTGGCCTGGCTCGAGCGGCTCGCGGGCAGCGGCGGGCACCTCAGCCCCGACGCCGGCAGCGGGCCGGTGGTGGTGACGGCGAGCTGCGAGTTCCGGCTGCCGATCACCTACCCGGCGACCCTCACCGTGGCCGTGCTGGCAGCACCCCCCGGCCGCAGCAGCATCGACACCTGCTATCGCCTCGTCGATGCCGGGGACCAGCGCCTCTACGCCCTCGGCGCGGCGCGCATGGTCTGGGTGGACCGCCGCTCCGGGCGCTCGACGCCCCTCCCCGCCGGCCTGCGAGAGGCCCTGCCCGGCGCCGGATGA
- a CDS encoding acyl carrier protein phosphodiesterase — translation MNFLAHLHVAAGSEHLLAGAVLADFVKGRLPGGLPPALAAGVELHRRVDSFTDRHPLARRSRRRLPAANRRAAGIAIDIVYDHFLARHWRRFADEPLPAFAARCYACLEAHAPAVPDALPLIRAMRAGDWLCGYRELAAAQRALARTARRLRRPDLLAGAPEALAREQAGLETDFLAFYPELQRFVHGERQRLGVPVDQSACLTDSRRPDPAGR, via the coding sequence ATGAACTTCCTCGCCCACCTCCACGTCGCCGCGGGCAGCGAGCACCTCCTCGCCGGCGCCGTGCTGGCGGATTTCGTCAAGGGCCGCCTGCCCGGCGGCCTGCCGCCGGCGCTGGCCGCCGGCGTCGAGCTGCACCGGCGCGTGGACAGCTTCACCGACCGCCATCCGCTGGCCCGGCGGAGTCGGCGCCGGCTGCCCGCGGCCAACCGCAGGGCCGCCGGCATCGCCATCGACATCGTCTATGACCACTTCCTCGCCCGGCACTGGCGGCGCTTCGCCGACGAGCCGCTGCCGGCCTTCGCCGCCCGCTGTTACGCCTGCCTCGAGGCCCACGCTCCGGCGGTTCCGGACGCCCTGCCCCTGATCCGCGCGATGCGCGCGGGGGACTGGCTCTGCGGCTATCGCGAGCTCGCCGCCGCCCAGCGGGCGCTGGCGCGCACCGCCCGCCGGCTGCGCCGGCCGGATCTGCTGGCCGGCGCCCCCGAGGCGCTGGCCCGCGAGCAGGCGGGCCTGGAGACGGATTTCCTGGCGTTCTACCCGGAGCTGCAGCGCTTCGTCCACGGCGAGCGCCAGCGCCTCGGGGTCCCTGTTGACCAGTCCGCCTGTCTGACCGATTCGCGCCGCCCTGATCCGGCCGGACGTTAA
- a CDS encoding PaaI family thioesterase: protein MSELPALIAEARADGDPQRLVAAVPYAGLLGVAFESAALPPVFRLDHRDSNIGNPQPPALHGGVIGAFMEHAAIFHLLWVQGGERLPRVVDIAIDYLRPGQPQATYARCDVRRQGRRVANVGIEAWQISPDGGERVIATARAHFLLAEPG from the coding sequence ATGAGCGAGCTGCCGGCCCTGATCGCCGAGGCCCGGGCCGATGGTGATCCGCAGCGCCTGGTGGCGGCGGTGCCCTATGCGGGTCTGCTCGGCGTCGCCTTCGAGAGTGCCGCGCTGCCGCCGGTGTTCCGGCTCGACCACCGTGACAGCAACATCGGCAATCCGCAGCCACCGGCGCTCCACGGCGGGGTGATCGGCGCGTTCATGGAGCACGCCGCGATCTTCCATCTGCTCTGGGTACAGGGCGGCGAGCGGCTGCCGCGGGTGGTGGATATCGCCATCGACTATCTGCGCCCCGGCCAGCCGCAGGCGACCTACGCCCGCTGCGACGTCCGCCGCCAGGGCAGACGGGTGGCCAACGTCGGCATCGAGGCCTGGCAGATCTCGCCCGATGGCGGCGAGCGGGTGATCGCCACCGCGCGCGCCCACTTTCTGCTCGCCGAGCCGGGCTGA
- a CDS encoding PaaI family thioesterase encodes MTERAPDEALGLARRFFAMLPHSAVLGLEPLRVTAGAVLVRLRWRPELVGNPETEVIHGGVITTLVDQTSGAAVLAALGGPEAIATLDLRIDHLRAARPRQDVIAEATCYRMTRHIAFVRCSIHDGDAAAPVAASMSTFMRLAGGGPSVVEGSE; translated from the coding sequence ATGACTGAGCGCGCCCCCGACGAGGCGCTGGGGCTGGCCCGGCGCTTCTTTGCGATGCTGCCGCACAGTGCCGTGCTCGGCCTCGAGCCGTTGCGGGTGACGGCGGGCGCCGTGCTCGTGCGCCTGCGCTGGCGGCCGGAGCTGGTGGGCAACCCGGAGACGGAGGTCATCCACGGCGGGGTGATCACCACGCTGGTGGACCAGACCAGCGGCGCGGCAGTGCTGGCGGCGCTCGGCGGCCCCGAGGCGATCGCGACGCTGGACCTGCGCATCGACCACCTGCGGGCCGCCCGGCCGCGGCAGGACGTGATCGCCGAGGCGACCTGCTACCGCATGACCCGGCACATCGCCTTCGTGCGCTGCAGTATCCATGACGGCGACGCCGCGGCGCCGGTGGCGGCGAGCATGAGCACCTTCATGCGTCTCGCCGGTGGCGGGCCGAGCGTGGTGGAGGGGAGCGAATGA
- a CDS encoding DMT family transporter, with the protein MPPSGLGKRSLWLAYAGLAATALFWAANAVVARGTSAEIPPLALSFWRWVLALLIIAPVGVPQVLAHWQTVRRYWRSLTVLAALSVGLFNTLLYLAAQTTSALNIALINSAMPVLVTLLAWLLLRDPVGRWRAVGIAFAFVGVVLIIGRGDPGNLLRLAFQPGDALMVGAITSWGLFSVLLRRQAVPLPPLPFLTVQIALGLPVILPFYLWETAVHGPFVPAPELLWVFPFVAIFPGILAYRFWNHGVGRIGPSRAAMFLYLVPVFAAVLGGVFLGERLAPFHAAGGACILLGLFLATRPQADAAQLRAQR; encoded by the coding sequence ATGCCGCCATCCGGGCTCGGCAAGCGCTCGCTCTGGCTCGCCTACGCCGGCCTCGCCGCCACCGCCCTGTTCTGGGCGGCGAACGCGGTTGTGGCCCGGGGCACGAGCGCGGAGATCCCGCCGCTGGCGCTGTCCTTCTGGCGCTGGGTGCTGGCGCTGCTGATCATCGCCCCGGTGGGCGTGCCCCAGGTGCTGGCCCACTGGCAGACGGTACGCCGTTACTGGCGCTCGCTGACGGTGCTCGCCGCCCTCAGCGTGGGGCTGTTCAATACCCTGCTCTACCTCGCCGCGCAGACCACCAGCGCGCTGAACATCGCCCTCATCAACAGCGCCATGCCGGTGCTGGTGACGCTGCTCGCCTGGCTGCTGCTGCGCGACCCGGTGGGCCGCTGGCGGGCCGTCGGCATCGCCTTCGCATTCGTCGGCGTGGTGCTGATCATCGGCCGTGGCGACCCCGGCAATCTGCTGCGGCTGGCCTTCCAGCCCGGCGACGCGCTCATGGTCGGCGCGATCACCTCCTGGGGCCTGTTCTCGGTGCTGCTGCGCCGCCAGGCCGTGCCCCTGCCACCGCTGCCGTTCCTCACCGTCCAGATCGCCCTGGGCCTGCCGGTGATACTGCCCTTCTACCTCTGGGAGACCGCCGTGCACGGCCCGTTCGTGCCGGCACCGGAGCTGCTCTGGGTGTTCCCGTTCGTCGCCATCTTCCCCGGCATCCTCGCCTACCGTTTCTGGAACCACGGCGTGGGCCGGATCGGGCCATCGCGGGCCGCGATGTTCCTCTACCTGGTGCCGGTGTTCGCCGCCGTCCTCGGCGGCGTGTTCCTGGGCGAGCGGCTGGCGCCGTTCCATGCCGCCGGCGGTGCCTGCATCCTGCTGGGCCTGTTCCTCGCCACCCGCCCCCAGGCGGACGCGGCTCAGCTGCGGGCGCAGCGGTAG
- the tamB gene encoding autotransporter assembly complex protein TamB, producing MIRAVAGLLVALLLAALVAAAWLLGTTDGARWLATRAEAELPGLELTVAAGSLWEGLALSEVAWAGGGVRLRADALGFAWRPLCLLDARVCIDRLTSEGLQVTVESAEDSTPTDDGPDAGGAPARLSLPVTVLLRAVALRDSQVSVPGAEIRLARLGSSATLAGDQLRVGDTRLQGLEVTLPVPDDAGDEPGEPAPGADPAPAEGITLPEVRLPLAVTVSDLTLAEAGVRRGDQRWPLDRLELAGGFAGGMLSLERLAASSPQGEAALSGRITMRGAWPLDVDLEARAEGVLEGQALALQARLRRSVAELGLDVDLSAPVSARLQGEVRPLAAEPSWRATLNAGRLAWPLTGEPTVVAEDVEVTGSGTGTAYRIDAGVAVSGAGIPAGRYRTQLRGDAAGAEILGLDGRLLDGRIGINGEVAWSDGVRWDLALALGGIDPGQWREGLEGRLGGQLRLRGEAAAGDWSLTAELPGIAGRLRDYPFSLSGTVAGDSAGAWRFDGVRLVSGGNQARLEGRAGEQWDARLALDMPALERLWPGLGGALAGEVRLAGALERPDLRADVTGRNIAFQELTVASVRLEGVVRERFETDSRLRLVAEGVSRAGEPLGRLEAAIAGQRERHRLDLAASDGPLPLTLSLEGGLSAALDAWQGRLASARLTSPEGEWRLAEATALDWRASDQRVRLAAHCWRRDGARLCATEAVRVTPGAAAARLRLEGYPLAAADPWLPDGLGLDGSLNIAADLDWEAGATPRVTASLGAADGAVLLEGLESDEPVRFGWRRLDADVRLAADDATLELAFDSEAFGSGEVSARVNPGATPRRLSGEVRLGGVELAPLTAFLPQLRDLQGRLEANGRLGGTLASPGFDGELRLREGRVVLRGLASPIEDITLTAAVSGSQTRLDGRFGAGEGEGRLTGELSWGDGLAGAVQVQGEALELRLESLARVRLSPDLRIELAPREVAVSGDVAVPWGRIRVRELPAGAVPVSGDVVIVGEDDDPTGDSAGEDPAEAPGEDLPDPGGGGWSVSTDINVRLGDDVRFEGFGAEGRLAGALRLRQVGADETEAEGEIRFEDGRFSAYGQRLEIRRGRFLFAGPIGDPRLDIEAIRRVESVVAGIRVGGSASDPQVTLFSEPTMPQADILAYLITGRPPGGGTPSEDALVAQAALSLGLLGGRNIGGALAEELGVEDFALETTGSGEETSVGVSGYLTPNLLVRYGVGVFQPENTLTLRYYLTERLFLEAVSGAESALDLFYSFDF from the coding sequence TTGATCCGCGCCGTCGCCGGGTTGCTCGTCGCGCTCCTGCTCGCGGCGCTGGTGGCGGCCGCCTGGCTGCTGGGCACCACCGACGGTGCGCGCTGGCTCGCCACCCGGGCTGAGGCCGAGCTGCCGGGTCTGGAGCTCACAGTCGCCGCGGGCAGCCTCTGGGAGGGGCTCGCCCTGAGCGAGGTGGCCTGGGCCGGCGGCGGCGTGCGCCTGCGCGCCGATGCGCTGGGGTTCGCCTGGCGCCCGCTCTGCCTGCTGGACGCCCGCGTCTGCATCGACCGGCTCACCAGCGAGGGCCTGCAGGTGACGGTGGAGTCCGCCGAGGACTCGACGCCCACGGACGACGGGCCCGACGCCGGGGGCGCCCCGGCACGTCTCTCCCTGCCGGTGACGGTGCTGCTGCGCGCCGTGGCGCTGCGCGACAGCCAGGTCAGCGTCCCCGGCGCCGAGATCCGTCTGGCGCGGCTGGGCAGCTCGGCCACCCTGGCCGGCGATCAGCTGCGGGTGGGTGACACCCGCCTGCAAGGCCTCGAGGTGACCCTGCCGGTGCCGGACGACGCCGGCGACGAGCCCGGAGAGCCGGCGCCGGGAGCGGACCCGGCGCCGGCGGAGGGCATCACCCTGCCCGAGGTGCGCCTGCCGCTGGCGGTCACCGTCAGCGACCTGACCCTGGCCGAGGCGGGCGTGCGCCGGGGTGACCAGCGCTGGCCCCTGGACCGGCTGGAGCTTGCCGGCGGCTTTGCCGGCGGCATGCTGAGCCTGGAGCGGCTGGCAGCGTCGAGCCCCCAGGGCGAGGCGGCGCTCAGCGGCCGCATCACGATGCGCGGAGCCTGGCCGCTGGACGTGGACCTCGAGGCCCGCGCCGAGGGGGTGCTGGAAGGGCAGGCGTTGGCGCTCCAGGCCCGGCTGCGCCGCTCGGTGGCCGAGCTCGGGCTGGACGTGGACTTAAGCGCCCCGGTGTCCGCGCGCCTGCAGGGCGAGGTCAGGCCGCTCGCCGCGGAGCCCTCCTGGCGCGCGACGCTCAACGCCGGGCGTCTGGCCTGGCCACTGACTGGCGAGCCCACGGTGGTCGCCGAGGACGTCGAGGTCACGGGGAGCGGTACGGGCACGGCGTATCGCATTGACGCCGGCGTCGCGGTGAGCGGCGCCGGGATCCCCGCCGGACGCTACCGCACGCAGCTCCGTGGTGATGCCGCCGGGGCCGAGATCCTCGGGCTGGACGGGCGTCTGCTGGATGGTCGCATCGGGATCAACGGCGAGGTGGCCTGGAGTGACGGCGTTCGGTGGGATCTCGCCCTGGCGCTGGGCGGCATCGACCCCGGCCAGTGGCGCGAGGGGCTCGAGGGCCGGCTCGGCGGACAGCTCCGGCTGCGCGGCGAGGCCGCCGCCGGCGACTGGTCGCTGACGGCCGAGTTGCCTGGCATCGCGGGCCGCCTGCGCGACTACCCGTTCTCGCTGAGCGGCACGGTGGCGGGGGACAGTGCCGGCGCCTGGCGGTTCGACGGCGTCCGCCTGGTGAGCGGCGGCAACCAGGCGCGGCTGGAAGGCCGTGCCGGCGAGCAATGGGACGCCCGCCTCGCGCTGGACATGCCGGCCCTGGAGCGGCTCTGGCCCGGCCTTGGCGGCGCCCTGGCCGGCGAGGTGCGCCTTGCGGGTGCGCTGGAGCGCCCCGACCTCCGCGCCGACGTTACGGGGCGGAACATCGCCTTTCAGGAGCTGACGGTGGCCTCGGTCCGCCTGGAGGGCGTCGTGCGCGAGCGCTTCGAGACGGACAGCCGGCTGCGGCTGGTGGCCGAGGGGGTGAGCCGCGCCGGCGAGCCGCTGGGTCGCCTCGAGGCCGCGATCGCGGGGCAGCGCGAGCGCCACCGGCTTGACCTGGCGGCCAGCGACGGCCCGCTACCCCTGACGCTCAGTCTCGAAGGCGGGCTGTCCGCGGCCCTGGACGCCTGGCAGGGCCGTCTCGCCAGTGCCCGCCTCACCTCGCCCGAGGGCGAGTGGCGTCTCGCCGAGGCCACGGCCCTGGACTGGCGGGCGAGCGATCAGCGAGTGCGCCTCGCGGCCCACTGCTGGCGCCGCGATGGCGCGCGGCTGTGCGCCACCGAGGCGGTGCGGGTGACCCCCGGCGCGGCGGCGGCGCGGCTGCGCCTCGAAGGCTATCCCCTGGCAGCGGCGGACCCCTGGCTGCCGGACGGGCTCGGGCTCGACGGCAGCCTGAACATCGCAGCGGACCTGGACTGGGAGGCCGGCGCGACGCCCCGCGTCACCGCCAGTCTGGGGGCTGCGGACGGCGCCGTGCTGCTGGAGGGCCTCGAGAGCGATGAGCCCGTCCGCTTCGGCTGGCGGCGGCTCGATGCCGACGTGCGGCTGGCGGCGGATGACGCCACCCTGGAGCTCGCCTTCGACTCCGAGGCCTTCGGCAGCGGCGAGGTCAGCGCCCGGGTGAACCCCGGTGCCACGCCCCGGCGCCTCAGCGGCGAGGTGCGCCTGGGGGGCGTGGAGCTTGCCCCGCTCACTGCCTTCCTGCCCCAGCTGCGTGACCTGCAGGGCAGGCTGGAGGCCAATGGGCGCCTTGGCGGCACGCTCGCCTCGCCGGGCTTCGACGGCGAGCTGCGCCTCCGCGAGGGGCGGGTGGTGCTGCGGGGGCTCGCCTCGCCCATCGAGGACATTACGCTTACCGCCGCGGTGTCCGGCTCGCAGACCCGGCTGGACGGGCGTTTCGGCGCGGGCGAGGGCGAGGGGCGGCTCACTGGCGAGCTTAGCTGGGGGGACGGCCTCGCCGGCGCGGTCCAGGTCCAGGGCGAGGCCCTCGAGCTGCGCCTGGAGTCGCTGGCGCGGGTGCGCCTCAGCCCGGACCTGCGCATCGAGCTCGCGCCCCGGGAGGTGGCGGTGAGCGGTGACGTGGCGGTGCCCTGGGGGCGCATCCGGGTCCGCGAGCTGCCCGCGGGCGCGGTCCCGGTGTCGGGGGATGTGGTGATCGTCGGGGAGGACGACGACCCGACCGGGGACAGCGCCGGAGAGGATCCCGCCGAGGCGCCGGGGGAGGATCTCCCCGACCCCGGTGGGGGAGGCTGGTCGGTGAGCACCGACATCAACGTGCGCCTCGGTGATGACGTGCGCTTCGAGGGTTTCGGCGCCGAGGGGCGGCTCGCCGGCGCGCTGCGCCTGCGCCAGGTGGGGGCGGACGAGACCGAGGCCGAGGGCGAGATCCGCTTCGAGGACGGGCGCTTCAGCGCCTACGGCCAGCGCCTGGAGATCCGCCGCGGCCGCTTCCTGTTCGCCGGCCCCATCGGCGACCCGCGTCTGGACATCGAAGCGATCCGCCGGGTGGAGTCCGTGGTGGCGGGGATACGCGTCGGCGGCAGCGCCAGCGACCCGCAGGTCACGCTGTTCTCGGAGCCGACCATGCCCCAGGCGGACATCCTCGCCTACCTCATCACGGGCCGCCCGCCCGGCGGCGGCACGCCCTCGGAGGACGCCCTGGTGGCCCAGGCCGCCCTCTCCCTTGGCCTCCTCGGCGGCCGCAATATCGGCGGCGCCCTGGCCGAGGAGCTCGGCGTCGAGGACTTCGCGCTAGAAACCACCGGCTCAGGCGAGGAGACCAGCGTCGGCGTCAGCGGCTACCTCACCCCGAACCTCCTGGTCCGCTACGGCGTCGGCGTCTTCCAGCCGGAGAACACCCTGACCCTGCGCTACTACCTCACCGAGCGCCTGTTCCTCGAGGCCGTGAGCGGGGCGGAGAGTGCGCTGGATTTGTTTTATTCGTTTGATTTCTGA
- the tamA gene encoding autotransporter assembly complex protein TamA translates to MRRSTRPTVVLLLALALLPAPAAAAPVELVLSGVEGEAAENVRAYVDTEVDLETALAARTYRNRSREQVRQALEALGYYQASIEVDIERGEEAWTLRVAVEPGERVNVRAVQVSITGDAVDDPAFSDLRERLPVREGEPLNHGAYERSKSALRNLALSRGYFEHRFTDSRIAVNPGAGWAEIRLAFDSGPRYRLGEVRFSDSPFRASLLRRFVPFDEGDPYEAGAIAELNRRLLDSGYFDNVVVNTRRGEAEDLRIPIDAELTARPDTTVSTGIGFSTDEGPRLRLTGTRHYINDRGHSLVNDLRVSQVRQNVSSRYQIPLRDPLNDRLELRVGWQREDIEDTESERYTAGLSRRQQFRSGWTRTQSLRWLDERFEQGEDEGRTTLLLPGLSFSRTRSRGGLDPYWGDRQDYGVELASEALLSDVDIFRITASNHWLRSFGERHRLQLRAELGGIGTNDFSQVPSSLRFFAGGDRSVRGYAYQSLAPEDDEGELLGGRYLATGSIEYSFRLLPDWRLAAFTDAGNAFDEPGNVEAKVGSGFGVRWLSPVGPVRLDLAWGVSEENVPFRVHISVGPPF, encoded by the coding sequence ATGAGAAGATCAACGCGTCCGACTGTCGTCCTGCTGCTCGCCCTTGCCCTGCTGCCGGCCCCGGCCGCGGCGGCGCCGGTAGAGCTCGTGCTGAGCGGCGTCGAGGGCGAGGCGGCGGAGAACGTGCGCGCCTACGTGGACACCGAGGTGGATCTGGAGACGGCGCTCGCCGCCCGCACCTACCGCAACCGCAGCCGCGAGCAGGTGCGCCAGGCCCTGGAGGCCCTTGGCTACTACCAGGCCAGCATCGAAGTCGACATCGAACGTGGCGAGGAGGCGTGGACGCTGCGGGTGGCGGTGGAGCCGGGCGAGCGGGTCAACGTGCGCGCCGTGCAGGTGTCCATCACCGGCGACGCGGTGGATGACCCGGCCTTCTCGGACCTCCGCGAACGCCTGCCGGTGCGCGAGGGCGAGCCGCTCAACCACGGCGCCTACGAGCGCAGCAAGAGTGCCCTGCGCAACCTCGCGCTCAGCCGGGGCTATTTCGAGCATCGCTTCACGGACTCCCGTATCGCCGTCAATCCCGGTGCCGGCTGGGCGGAGATTCGTCTCGCCTTCGACAGCGGGCCGCGTTACCGCCTCGGCGAGGTGCGCTTTTCCGACAGCCCGTTCCGTGCCTCGCTGCTGCGCCGCTTCGTCCCCTTCGACGAAGGCGACCCGTACGAGGCCGGCGCCATCGCCGAGCTCAACCGCCGCCTGCTGGACAGCGGCTACTTCGACAATGTCGTGGTCAACACCCGGCGCGGCGAGGCCGAGGACCTGCGCATCCCCATCGACGCCGAGCTCACCGCCCGTCCGGACACCACGGTGAGCACCGGCATCGGCTTCTCCACCGACGAGGGCCCGCGCCTGCGTCTTACCGGCACCCGGCATTACATCAACGACCGGGGACACTCGCTGGTCAACGACCTGCGCGTCTCGCAGGTGCGCCAGAATGTCTCCAGCCGCTATCAGATCCCGCTGCGGGACCCGCTGAACGACCGCCTGGAGCTGCGCGTCGGCTGGCAGCGGGAGGATATCGAGGACACCGAGAGCGAGCGCTACACCGCGGGCCTGAGCCGCCGCCAGCAGTTCCGTTCCGGCTGGACCCGGACGCAGTCCCTGCGCTGGCTGGACGAGCGCTTCGAGCAGGGTGAGGACGAGGGCCGGACCACGCTGCTGCTGCCCGGGCTGTCCTTCTCCCGCACCCGCTCCCGCGGCGGTCTCGACCCCTACTGGGGCGACCGCCAGGACTACGGCGTGGAGCTCGCCTCCGAGGCCCTGCTCTCGGACGTGGACATCTTTCGAATCACTGCCAGCAACCACTGGCTGCGCAGCTTCGGCGAGCGCCATCGCCTGCAGCTGCGCGCCGAGCTCGGCGGCATAGGGACCAATGACTTCTCCCAGGTGCCCTCGTCCCTGCGCTTCTTCGCCGGTGGTGACCGCAGCGTGCGTGGCTATGCCTACCAGAGCCTGGCGCCGGAGGATGACGAAGGCGAGCTGCTCGGTGGTCGCTACCTGGCCACGGGCAGCATCGAATACAGCTTCCGCCTGCTGCCGGACTGGCGTCTGGCGGCGTTCACCGATGCCGGCAACGCCTTCGACGAGCCCGGCAACGTGGAGGCGAAGGTGGGCAGCGGCTTTGGCGTGCGCTGGCTCTCGCCGGTGGGGCCGGTGCGGCTGGACCTCGCCTGGGGGGTCAGCGAGGAGAACGTCCCCTTCCGCGTGCACATCTCCGTGGGGCCGCCGTTTTGA
- a CDS encoding TraR/DksA family transcriptional regulator, giving the protein MNQTLTAEQRHELKAALEREAQALREEIREELLAADAHRYQDMADRVRDPGDAAVTDLLADLEYAEIDRHIRALQANEAALRRLSEGTYGRCADCGEPIALERLRAYPSAARCLDCQSARESREGAPPRL; this is encoded by the coding sequence ATGAACCAGACCCTCACTGCCGAGCAGCGGCATGAGCTCAAGGCCGCCCTCGAGAGGGAGGCGCAGGCGCTGCGTGAGGAGATTCGCGAGGAGCTGCTGGCCGCCGATGCCCATCGCTACCAGGACATGGCGGACCGGGTGCGGGATCCTGGAGATGCCGCGGTGACCGACCTGCTCGCGGACCTCGAGTACGCCGAGATCGACCGTCACATCCGCGCGCTGCAGGCCAACGAGGCCGCCCTGCGCCGGCTGAGCGAGGGCACCTACGGACGCTGTGCCGACTGCGGCGAGCCCATTGCCCTGGAGCGGCTGCGGGCCTATCCCTCGGCGGCGCGCTGCCTGGACTGCCAGAGCGCCCGTGAGAGCCGGGAGGGCGCGCCGCCGCGGCTGTAG
- a CDS encoding bifunctional GNAT family N-acetyltransferase/carbon-nitrogen hydrolase family protein, with protein MTQPDLTGEEHHLNLRNLRLADYDDVRSIMDRVYRGLGGAWTRKQFAAQINRFPEGQICIEDNGRVVAAAISMIVDYDRFGDRHKYDEIVGNGYLTNHDPNGDVLYGVDVFVDPDYRGMRLGRRLYDARKELCRSLNLRAIVAGGRMPGYEEYAAEKKPEEYIELVKRREVYDPILSFQLANDFHVRRVITGYLPEDRESKAYATLLQWDNIFYENERTPLIGGRKSTVRVGTVQWQMRRVTNFEDLMNNIEFFVDAMAGYNCDFILFPEFFNAPLLAQFNQEDPAEAMRGLAQYTGEIVDAMTRLAVTYNINIIAGSMPLYEEQTLYNVAYLCRRDGTTDYHYKLHATPDERFYWGVQGGDQLKAFDTDVGRIGILVCYDVEFPEASRILADQGMQILFVPFWTDTKNAYLRVRRCAQARAIENECYVAITGSVGNLPKVENIEIQYAQAAVFSPSDFAFPHDGIVAESTPNTEMTLIVDLDMDKIKQLREEGSVRNAKDRRLDLYRVQWLDH; from the coding sequence ATGACCCAGCCCGACCTCACCGGCGAGGAGCACCACTTGAATCTGCGCAATCTGCGCCTCGCCGACTATGACGACGTCAGGTCCATTATGGACCGTGTCTACCGCGGCCTCGGTGGCGCCTGGACCCGCAAGCAGTTCGCGGCGCAGATCAACCGCTTCCCCGAGGGCCAGATCTGCATCGAGGACAACGGCCGGGTGGTGGCCGCCGCCATCTCCATGATCGTCGACTACGACCGCTTCGGCGACCGCCACAAGTACGACGAGATCGTCGGCAACGGCTACCTCACCAATCACGACCCGAACGGCGACGTGCTCTATGGCGTGGACGTGTTCGTGGATCCGGACTACCGCGGCATGCGCCTCGGCCGCCGCCTCTACGACGCCCGCAAGGAGCTCTGCCGCAGCCTGAACCTGCGCGCCATCGTCGCCGGCGGGCGCATGCCCGGCTACGAGGAATACGCCGCGGAGAAGAAGCCCGAGGAGTACATCGAGCTGGTCAAGCGCCGGGAGGTCTACGACCCGATCCTCTCCTTCCAGCTCGCCAACGACTTCCACGTGCGCCGCGTGATCACCGGCTATCTGCCGGAGGACCGGGAGTCCAAGGCCTACGCCACGCTCCTGCAGTGGGACAACATCTTCTACGAGAACGAGCGCACGCCGCTCATCGGCGGGCGCAAGTCCACCGTGCGCGTGGGCACCGTGCAGTGGCAGATGCGCCGGGTGACGAACTTCGAGGACCTGATGAACAACATCGAGTTCTTCGTCGACGCCATGGCCGGCTACAACTGCGATTTCATCCTGTTCCCGGAGTTCTTCAACGCGCCGCTGCTCGCCCAGTTCAACCAGGAGGACCCGGCTGAGGCCATGCGCGGGCTCGCCCAGTACACCGGCGAGATCGTGGACGCGATGACCCGCCTGGCGGTGACCTACAACATCAACATCATCGCCGGCTCCATGCCGCTGTACGAGGAGCAGACACTGTACAACGTGGCCTATCTCTGCCGCCGCGACGGCACCACGGACTACCACTACAAGCTGCACGCCACCCCGGACGAGCGCTTCTACTGGGGCGTGCAGGGCGGCGACCAGCTCAAGGCCTTCGACACCGACGTCGGGCGCATCGGCATCCTGGTCTGCTACGACGTGGAATTCCCCGAGGCGAGCCGGATCCTGGCCGACCAGGGCATGCAGATCCTGTTCGTGCCGTTCTGGACCGACACCAAGAACGCCTACCTGCGCGTGCGCCGCTGCGCCCAGGCCCGGGCCATCGAGAACGAGTGCTACGTCGCCATCACCGGCAGCGTCGGCAACCTGCCGAAGGTGGAGAACATCGAGATCCAGTACGCCCAGGCGGCGGTGTTCTCACCCTCGGACTTCGCCTTCCCCCACGACGGCATCGTCGCCGAGTCCACCCCCAACACGGAGATGACCCTGATCGTCGACCTGGACATGGACAAGATCAAGCAGCTCCGCGAGGAGGGGTCGGTCAGGAACGCGAAGGATCGGCGGCTCGATCTGTACCGCGTTCAGTGGCTGGATCACTGA